A genomic segment from Flavobacterium inviolabile encodes:
- a CDS encoding OmpA family protein produces the protein MKPFKIIVCSLLFSSQLFAQGQSNSNKTYKLPQSNGLSFTTFDSGVNTELSEVGTAFFMNKYLILSNKKRGFAKVSVDPVTNTPYNNLFCTDLDKNGNLLRPVIFSKLLDADTDEGGVTFSPDEKTIYLTKAKENNPNQYSLQKATLDLETKGYWKDIQELSINGDYSIETPYMNANGKKIYFASDMKGGFGGFDIYSADVLADGTLKNVTNLGPTVNSDKDEKYPYATADQKYIYFSSKGHETFGGYDVFRVSLTNKAITNRSNLGETINTHNDEIAFTFSNNAKGYISSNRKADKSDFDIYKFELVELEQNFNAVVEESITKTALPNASIVIKNEFGEIIKKTTSDAHGNIALKMNPLSAYSIETNKEGYLPNTIFFKPDGNATHYNKHIALVQTKANITDSAIEIENIYFDFNKASLQKESELSLNKIIDALEANPDMKININAHTDSKGKADYNMTLSEKRAAAAYAYLIQHGVSENRLAYKGYGKTQLKFKCKGNCSEEQESKNRRVEFIIQK, from the coding sequence ATGAAACCCTTCAAAATTATTGTTTGTTCTTTATTATTTTCATCACAATTATTCGCCCAGGGGCAGAGTAATTCCAATAAAACATATAAATTACCGCAAAGTAACGGTTTAAGCTTTACTACATTCGATTCAGGCGTAAATACTGAGTTATCCGAAGTAGGAACAGCTTTCTTTATGAACAAGTACCTTATTTTGTCTAACAAAAAAAGAGGGTTTGCCAAAGTTTCCGTTGATCCGGTAACGAACACGCCTTACAACAATCTTTTCTGTACCGATCTTGACAAAAACGGAAATCTTTTACGCCCGGTTATTTTCTCGAAATTACTGGATGCCGATACCGATGAAGGCGGAGTGACTTTTTCTCCGGATGAGAAAACAATTTACCTAACAAAAGCGAAAGAAAACAATCCTAATCAATATTCGCTTCAAAAGGCGACGCTTGATCTGGAAACAAAAGGATACTGGAAAGACATCCAGGAACTATCAATAAACGGTGATTATTCAATCGAAACGCCTTATATGAATGCTAACGGCAAGAAGATTTATTTCGCGTCGGATATGAAAGGTGGTTTTGGAGGATTTGATATTTACAGTGCCGATGTACTTGCTGACGGAACATTGAAAAATGTAACCAATTTGGGTCCAACGGTAAACTCCGATAAAGACGAGAAATATCCTTATGCTACTGCAGACCAGAAATACATTTATTTTTCTTCCAAAGGACACGAGACTTTTGGCGGATATGACGTTTTCAGAGTTTCTTTAACAAACAAGGCTATCACCAATCGTTCCAACCTGGGAGAAACCATCAACACTCATAATGATGAGATTGCGTTTACCTTCAGCAATAACGCTAAGGGATATATTTCTTCGAACAGAAAGGCCGACAAGTCCGATTTTGACATTTACAAATTCGAACTGGTAGAACTGGAACAAAATTTCAATGCCGTAGTAGAAGAAAGCATCACTAAAACCGCTTTACCCAATGCCAGCATCGTTATTAAAAATGAGTTTGGCGAAATCATCAAGAAAACAACATCTGATGCTCATGGTAACATTGCCCTGAAAATGAATCCGCTATCGGCTTACAGCATCGAAACAAATAAAGAAGGTTACCTGCCAAATACTATATTTTTCAAACCGGACGGTAACGCCACACATTACAACAAACACATTGCCCTGGTTCAGACAAAAGCCAACATAACAGACAGCGCTATTGAAATTGAGAATATCTATTTCGATTTTAACAAAGCATCGCTACAAAAAGAATCAGAGCTTTCGTTAAACAAAATTATCGATGCCCTGGAAGCGAATCCGGACATGAAGATCAACATCAATGCACATACGGATTCCAAAGGAAAAGCAGATTACAACATGACCTTATCCGAAAAACGTGCTGCAGCAGCTTACGCTTATCTTATACAGCACGGTGTTAGTGAGAACCGCCTGGCTTACAAAGGATACGGTAAAACACAATTAAAGTTTAAATGCAAAGGGAATTGTTCCGAAGAGCAGGAAAGCAAAAACAGAAGAGTAGAATTTATAATACAAAAATAG